A genome region from Chlorogloeopsis sp. ULAP01 includes the following:
- a CDS encoding Uma2 family endonuclease produces the protein MIANPQLQRMTIEEYLEWEVLQDCRYEYVNGKVFAMTGGTIPHNDIALNIYRVLYPHLRPRGCRINVADVKLQVSPNSPYYYPDVIVSCDSLDLNARKFIQYPKLIIEVLSPGTEAKDRGEKFAYYRTISTLQDYIIIDSEKIGVESYRRGEGRMWLYDPYTEGDIITIESIEFSCAIELLYENVNFESEE, from the coding sequence ATGATAGCCAACCCCCAACTTCAAAGAATGACTATCGAGGAATACCTCGAATGGGAAGTATTACAAGACTGTCGTTATGAATACGTCAACGGCAAAGTCTTTGCAATGACTGGGGGTACAATTCCCCATAATGATATTGCCCTTAACATCTACAGGGTATTGTATCCCCATCTACGTCCTAGAGGCTGTCGTATCAATGTAGCAGATGTAAAATTACAGGTTAGTCCTAATAGCCCATATTACTACCCAGATGTTATTGTTAGTTGCGATTCGCTGGACTTGAATGCTCGTAAATTTATTCAATATCCTAAACTAATCATCGAAGTTCTTTCTCCTGGTACAGAAGCCAAAGATAGAGGTGAAAAATTTGCCTACTATCGTACAATTTCTACTTTACAAGACTACATTATTATTGATTCTGAAAAAATTGGAGTCGAATCTTACCGTCGTGGAGAAGGCAGAATGTGGCTTTATGATCCTTATACAGAAGGAGATATCATCACGATAGAAAGCATTGAATTTAGTTGTGCGATTGAACTCCTTTATGAGAATGTGAATTTTGAAAGCGAAGAATGA
- a CDS encoding ATP-grasp domain-containing protein — protein MNATSEFHHFQGSSFSDLFAQDTTDKRYAFILNYPATASWAAYPNTKKYFLQDGSSEATKTPFDKVCQKEPWKNLAVLGDTLPGIVIITPQKLLIDYWQEHFGFSYSNMEKIDCSTYLDELSHSDRFDKLITLFPFDHLKPKKHAIATDTHYHLLSKVTLAELGVQCPKYQSYNLHTVSLKDIQLPEQFPYLIKTSHGLSGEGTYIINSNSDLNYCFEELRKYFDIKLLDVIIVSEFVKNVVQNYCVQFYVNKAGNITLIGTTSQLVTSEGNYLGGLIHYRETDMSKFFEMITAIGKYAHQQGYFGVIGFDVLEDKEGQLYAIDANFRVNGSTPLCLQRHTLLRLGKEVAKYSTDYRMDGTLDSILVTLKPELERKDFIILSALEKVKYGKIYTEISGIVAGETLEEMQYIEQNLKNQGLHWIG, from the coding sequence ATGAACGCAACATCTGAGTTTCATCACTTTCAAGGAAGTTCTTTTTCCGATTTGTTTGCTCAAGACACCACAGATAAACGTTATGCGTTCATCTTAAATTATCCTGCAACTGCCAGTTGGGCGGCTTACCCCAACACAAAAAAATACTTTCTTCAAGACGGTAGTAGTGAAGCTACTAAAACCCCCTTTGACAAAGTTTGCCAAAAGGAACCTTGGAAAAATCTGGCTGTGTTAGGCGACACCCTGCCAGGAATTGTCATTATTACGCCACAAAAATTGCTAATTGACTACTGGCAGGAGCATTTTGGCTTTAGCTACTCCAATATGGAGAAGATAGACTGTTCGACTTATTTAGATGAACTTAGCCACAGCGATCGCTTTGATAAACTCATCACTCTATTTCCCTTCGATCATCTCAAACCCAAAAAACACGCGATCGCCACAGATACTCACTACCACTTACTCAGCAAAGTGACGCTAGCCGAACTAGGAGTACAATGTCCGAAATATCAGAGCTACAATCTACACACTGTCAGTCTCAAAGACATTCAGTTACCAGAACAATTCCCCTACTTAATCAAAACATCCCACGGACTCTCAGGAGAAGGCACCTATATTATCAACAGCAATAGTGATTTGAACTACTGCTTTGAAGAACTGAGGAAATATTTCGATATTAAGTTACTGGATGTGATTATTGTCTCGGAGTTCGTCAAGAATGTCGTACAAAACTACTGCGTACAGTTCTATGTCAACAAGGCGGGAAATATAACGCTCATCGGCACTACAAGCCAACTTGTCACCTCGGAAGGCAATTATTTAGGGGGACTAATTCACTACCGCGAAACTGACATGAGCAAATTCTTTGAGATGATTACCGCTATTGGTAAATACGCTCACCAGCAGGGATATTTTGGCGTGATTGGCTTTGACGTGTTGGAAGATAAAGAGGGACAGCTTTATGCTATTGATGCCAATTTCCGAGTTAATGGCTCAACGCCACTTTGCTTGCAGCGCCATACTCTTCTGAGGCTGGGCAAGGAGGTAGCTAAATATTCCACTGACTACCGCATGGATGGGACATTAGATTCTATTTTAGTAACCTTGAAACCAGAACTAGAGCGTAAAGATTTTATCATTTTGTCGGCTTTGGAAAAGGTTAAATACGGAAAAATCTACACTGAAATTTCTGGAATTGTGGCTGGAGAGACGTTGGAAGAAATGCAATATATTGAGCAAAACTTAAAAAATCAGGGATTGCACTGGATTGGGTAA
- a CDS encoding ABC transporter permease, with product MVIADRIQRISLSIFSPVIAITSALFVGAILMLIAGANPIAAYIALFQESLSTYFGFGNTLTKMAPLLLTSLGVLVALRAGQFNIGGEGQIYLGALGSTLVGLYVQGLPGIIHVPLALLAGFLFGAIWGWIPGYLKAIRGVNEVITTLLLNYIAVNLISYLVQNPLQAPDAPSPYSPLIAKSAQLPIVLPGSLAHGGILLALIAAGILWVLLVRSPVGYQITAVGFNLIASHYAGISVERTIILVMALAGGLAGLAGACEVMGLKYRLFEQVSPGYGFDAIAIAFLSRGSVLGVVLTSLFFGALRSGANVMQRSAGVPVTIVYAIQGLSVLFIAISLAVERQIKSDSSSR from the coding sequence ATGGTTATAGCTGATCGCATTCAACGCATTAGTCTATCAATTTTCTCGCCTGTTATTGCTATAACATCTGCTCTCTTTGTCGGCGCAATTCTGATGTTAATTGCAGGTGCAAACCCGATTGCTGCATATATCGCCCTATTTCAGGAATCTCTCTCTACATATTTTGGATTTGGCAATACCCTGACTAAAATGGCACCCCTATTGTTAACTAGTTTAGGGGTGTTGGTAGCTTTACGTGCAGGGCAATTTAATATCGGTGGAGAGGGGCAAATTTATCTGGGTGCTTTGGGAAGTACTTTGGTAGGTTTATATGTGCAAGGTTTACCGGGAATAATTCACGTACCACTGGCATTGTTGGCTGGTTTTCTCTTTGGTGCGATTTGGGGCTGGATCCCGGGTTATCTCAAAGCTATACGCGGGGTGAATGAGGTAATTACGACATTACTGCTAAATTATATTGCAGTGAATTTGATTAGTTACTTGGTGCAAAACCCACTGCAAGCACCAGATGCACCTAGCCCTTATTCACCATTAATTGCCAAATCTGCACAATTGCCGATTGTTTTACCAGGAAGTCTCGCTCATGGGGGAATTTTGCTGGCTTTAATTGCAGCAGGGATTTTGTGGGTGTTATTAGTACGATCGCCTGTTGGTTATCAAATCACCGCCGTCGGATTTAACCTGATCGCTTCCCATTACGCTGGTATTTCTGTAGAACGCACAATTATTTTGGTGATGGCGCTAGCGGGTGGATTAGCAGGGTTAGCGGGTGCTTGTGAGGTAATGGGGTTGAAATATCGCCTGTTTGAACAAGTTTCCCCTGGTTACGGATTTGATGCGATCGCGATCGCCTTCCTCAGTCGTGGTAGTGTTTTAGGTGTAGTTCTCACTTCTTTATTTTTTGGTGCCTTGCGTAGTGGTGCGAATGTAATGCAGCGCAGTGCAGGTGTTCCCGTCACTATAGTTTATGCCATTCAAGGTTTGAGCGTATTGTTTATTGCTATCAGTCTGGCAGTGGAAAGACAAATAAAAAGTGACTCAAGCTCAAGATGA
- a CDS encoding cyclic nucleotide-binding domain-containing protein: protein MAVENRLLAALSREIYEKLAPNLKLISLHQGEVLHIPGETIQTLYFPIDSLISITITMSDGSTVEIGLVGNREVLGINALMCAESSAPSLLCQIRVCG from the coding sequence ATGGCTGTTGAAAACCGCTTACTTGCTGCTCTCTCTCGTGAAATATACGAGAAGCTTGCCCCAAACTTGAAGTTGATCTCACTGCATCAGGGTGAGGTTCTCCATATCCCTGGTGAGACTATCCAGACTCTTTATTTTCCTATTGATAGCCTTATCTCAATCACCATTACAATGAGTGATGGCTCTACAGTTGAGATTGGTTTGGTTGGCAACCGGGAAGTGCTTGGCATCAACGCCTTGATGTGCGCAGAATCTTCTGCACCGTCTTTGCTCTGTCAAATAAGGGTGTGTGGCTAA
- a CDS encoding response regulator: MDFYKSLPLNGLRVLVVDSNFDCRLLLTMVFEAYGIETITATSAHEALEILKQVKVDLLISEIGLPNEDGYSLMRKVKALEEAQQIEIPAIALTVYDTGEDYANALSAGFCKYLSKPFDIDELIATVAYFTREFQLVSAQ; the protein is encoded by the coding sequence ATGGACTTTTATAAATCTTTACCACTCAATGGTCTGCGAGTACTTGTTGTTGATAGTAACTTTGATTGTAGACTTTTGCTGACAATGGTATTTGAAGCGTATGGCATTGAGACAATTACCGCAACGTCAGCTCATGAGGCTTTAGAAATACTCAAACAGGTTAAAGTAGATCTTCTCATTAGCGAAATTGGCTTGCCTAATGAAGATGGCTACTCGCTGATGCGCAAGGTGAAAGCTCTTGAGGAAGCACAACAAATCGAAATTCCAGCGATCGCTCTGACGGTATACGATACGGGAGAAGATTATGCCAATGCCCTATCGGCTGGCTTTTGCAAGTATTTATCCAAACCTTTTGACATTGACGAGTTAATTGCAACTGTTGCCTACTTCACTAGAGAATTTCAATTGGTATCTGCACAATAA
- a CDS encoding BMP family protein: MALNFGRRQFLLYGSATVSTSLLLKACSSGQTPKLTMNGRSLKIAIALPGVISDQAWNQSGYEGVQLAKQKLDAQTTYVEQVAQADQAEVLSDFARKGYNVVFAHGGQFDAAIQQVAPQFPSTFFVAINGAVKGENIAALRIDHLQASYLCGIIGASMSKSNRLAYIAGQKFEATEQELRGFELGAKTVKPNIKITSSFTGDWNDVAKSKEATLALISSGADVIYQWLDSASPAVLQAASDKKVYAFGNTKDQLEIAPKAVLTSAVKRMDLAIAYLAELANKNELKGQIYTIGLERPDILTLGKFGDMVPELVQKEALSTKQDIVAKKITFENCKEGGQNTRCVKRITA; encoded by the coding sequence ACAATGAATGGCAGAAGTTTGAAAATAGCGATCGCTCTTCCTGGTGTAATTAGCGATCAAGCTTGGAATCAATCTGGTTACGAAGGCGTACAGTTGGCAAAACAAAAGCTGGATGCCCAAACAACTTATGTAGAACAAGTTGCACAAGCAGATCAAGCTGAAGTGCTATCTGATTTTGCCCGCAAGGGTTACAATGTGGTATTTGCCCACGGCGGACAATTTGATGCGGCTATTCAACAAGTTGCACCACAATTTCCCTCCACGTTTTTTGTAGCTATCAATGGTGCAGTTAAAGGTGAAAATATCGCTGCTTTGCGAATAGATCACCTGCAAGCTAGCTACTTGTGTGGCATTATTGGTGCATCAATGTCAAAATCCAACAGACTAGCTTACATTGCCGGACAAAAATTTGAAGCTACGGAGCAAGAATTACGTGGCTTTGAGTTAGGAGCAAAAACGGTGAAGCCAAATATTAAAATTACGTCTTCCTTCACAGGAGATTGGAATGATGTTGCTAAAAGCAAAGAAGCCACACTCGCCTTAATTTCTTCTGGTGCTGATGTAATTTACCAATGGTTAGATAGCGCTTCTCCCGCAGTATTACAAGCAGCAAGTGATAAAAAAGTCTACGCTTTTGGTAATACCAAAGACCAATTAGAAATTGCTCCAAAAGCAGTTTTAACAAGTGCGGTTAAAAGAATGGATTTAGCCATTGCTTATCTAGCAGAATTAGCAAATAAAAATGAATTGAAAGGTCAAATATATACCATTGGTTTAGAAAGACCAGATATCTTGACTTTAGGAAAATTTGGTGACATGGTTCCAGAATTAGTACAAAAAGAAGCATTGAGTACAAAACAAGATATTGTTGCTAAAAAGATTACTTTTGAAAATTGCAAAGAGGGTGGTCAAAATACACGTTGTGTTAAAAGAATAACCGCTTAA
- a CDS encoding ABC transporter ATP-binding protein: MTYLRLEGITKRFGSFIANEDISLSVEAGKIHAILGENGAGKTTLMNIISGIYQPDFGQIYLEEKLVKIISPQEAIKLGIGMIHQHFMLVPQLTVTENIILGKQKDWHLNLHNKHHEIASLSQAYKLEVEPTAKVENLPVGMQQRVEILKALYRKAKLLILDEPTAVLTPLEVESLFAILRQLATAGNTIIFISHKLEEVMNLCDTVTVLRRGRMVATKTTQETTPQQLANLMVGREVSLELHKSPVLLGKTVLSVQKLQVADERGAIAVRDVTFELRAGEILGIAGVDGNGQRELADAVAGMRNIKRGKIEFRQNTGKGGVAGVGYIPEDRQKTGLVLQFSIAQNLILKAFKKVPFCRRFLLQQDAIANNAKSAMQEFDIRAVGIDVKVNQLSGGNQQKVVLARELSGEPALIVAMQPTRGLDVGATEAVQRRLLAERDRGAAILYISTELEEVMAMSDRIAVMYRGEFVGVLDAQRATVEEIGLLMGGGIKRRSDAGTR; encoded by the coding sequence ATGACATATTTACGCCTAGAAGGAATTACCAAGCGCTTTGGCTCGTTTATCGCCAATGAGGATATCAGCCTGAGTGTTGAAGCGGGAAAAATCCACGCAATTTTAGGTGAAAATGGCGCAGGTAAAACCACTTTAATGAATATTATTAGTGGAATTTATCAACCCGATTTTGGTCAAATTTATCTAGAGGAGAAATTAGTCAAAATCATATCTCCCCAAGAGGCAATTAAACTAGGTATAGGCATGATTCACCAACACTTCATGCTTGTACCTCAATTGACAGTAACAGAAAATATTATTTTAGGTAAACAGAAAGATTGGCATCTGAATCTACATAACAAACATCATGAGATAGCATCTTTATCTCAAGCTTACAAACTAGAAGTTGAACCTACTGCCAAAGTAGAAAACTTACCAGTTGGAATGCAACAGCGAGTAGAAATTCTTAAAGCCCTTTACCGCAAAGCTAAGTTATTAATTCTAGATGAACCAACGGCTGTTTTAACACCATTGGAAGTCGAGTCTTTGTTTGCAATTCTCCGCCAATTAGCAACTGCTGGAAACACAATTATTTTTATCAGTCATAAGTTAGAAGAAGTAATGAACCTATGCGATACAGTAACGGTGTTGCGGCGAGGGCGTATGGTAGCAACAAAAACAACTCAAGAAACAACGCCTCAACAATTGGCAAACTTGATGGTAGGGCGCGAAGTTTCTTTAGAGCTGCATAAATCTCCAGTATTACTAGGAAAGACAGTATTGTCAGTACAGAAATTGCAAGTAGCAGATGAGCGAGGTGCGATCGCTGTTCGGGATGTAACTTTTGAACTGCGGGCGGGAGAAATTTTGGGCATTGCTGGTGTGGATGGTAACGGGCAGCGAGAATTAGCTGATGCTGTGGCAGGAATGCGAAATATTAAGCGGGGGAAAATTGAGTTTAGGCAAAACACGGGGAAGGGTGGCGTAGCTGGAGTGGGGTACATTCCGGAAGATAGGCAGAAAACTGGTTTAGTATTGCAATTTAGTATTGCCCAAAATCTAATTTTAAAGGCTTTTAAGAAAGTACCGTTTTGCCGCCGTTTTTTGCTGCAACAGGATGCGATCGCCAACAATGCCAAGTCTGCAATGCAAGAGTTTGATATCCGGGCGGTGGGGATTGATGTCAAGGTAAATCAACTGTCAGGAGGAAATCAACAAAAGGTGGTTTTGGCACGAGAATTGAGCGGAGAACCCGCGTTAATTGTGGCGATGCAACCCACACGAGGATTAGATGTAGGGGCAACAGAAGCAGTACAGCGCCGATTGTTGGCAGAACGCGATCGCGGTGCAGCAATTTTGTATATTTCGACAGAGTTAGAGGAAGTGATGGCAATGAGCGATCGGATTGCCGTAATGTACAGAGGTGAGTTTGTGGGTGTGTTGGATGCCCAGAGGGCGACAGTGGAGGAGATTGGTTTATTGATGGGGGGAGGGATAAAAAGACGCTCTGACGCGGGGACACGGTGA